TGATGAGTTTTTACCAGGGTTCGATCCTGCTTGGTGCAGGACTTGGGCCGACCCTCGGAGGGTTTGTCGCTGAGCTGTGGGGGATAAGGGCGCCGTTTTTCGTCTTCGCCGTTATGGCTGTAGTGGCAGCGTTGTGGGCACTTTCAGGTGATGTCAAGGTCAATGCCAAGTCCTTAGACCTTGCCGGTTATAAAATAGACGAACTCAAGGCAGATCTTTATTTA
Above is a window of Acetomicrobium sp. S15 = DSM 107314 DNA encoding:
- a CDS encoding MFS transporter yields the protein MSFYQGSILLGAGLGPTLGGFVAELWGIRAPFFVFAVMAVVAALWALSGDVKVNAKSLDLAGYKIDELKADLYLTEGKKVKVKEHNLRTRSVVGFPGSETISGEDLLRVDVDVLIPAALEGMITESNANDIKA